From the genome of Bacteroides sp.:
CGGCCCCTGGTGTTCCCCGTCCATCCCCGCACCCGCAAAAACCTGATGGCTGCCGGCCTCGACAAGCGCCTGCCCAAAGGCCTCATCCTCACCGAGCCCCTGGGATACATCGAGTTCCTCGCCCTGATGCGCTACGCCGAGCTGGTCATCACCGACAGCGGCGGCATACAGGAAGAGACCACCTATATGGGCGTGCAGTGCATCACCGTGCGCAAAAACACCGAGCGCCCCGTCACCATCGACGTGGGCACCAATCAGCTGGTAGGCACCGACCTCGACAAGGTGGAAAAAACCGCGATGGACATCCTGGGCGGCATCACCAAGCCCGGCCGCATCCCCGAACTCTGGGACGGAAAAACCGGGAAACGCATCGCGGAAATCATAGTCGAAAACTTTTCAGAAAATGAATAATAATATTTGTGAGAATTTGTGTCTTTTGATTTGTGATCATTTGTGGACTTTCTTTTTTCCCACAAATACACACAAATGATTTCACAAATGAACACAAATGGGAATTGGTTTGGAGTTTGGAGTTAATGGTTCAAAAATTGCAGCCCCGAACTCCCCCTTTGGAGGGGGCAGGGGGGAGGTCTTTTGGTTCAAGGTTCAAAGTTTAAGGTTTTCAGCCCCGGACTCCCACCGCTTACCAGCGGAGGGTTGGGGGGAGGTCCAATGAAACACAAAGAAATCCCATACAACCCGAAACTTAAAGAATTTGCAAGATATTTGCGAAAAAACAGTACACTTGCAGAAATTCTGCTTTGGAATAAAATCAAGGGAGAAACACTTGGTGTTGAATTCAAAAGACAGGTTCCAATTGATGAGTTTATTGTTGATTTCTTCTGCCACGAACTCATGTTGATCATTGAAATAGATGGTCAAAGCCACGATTTCAAATACGAGAACGACCAACAAAGGCAGAATAAACTGGAGAACCTCGGCTTTACAATTCTCCGATTTGGTGACCAGCAGGTAAAGAAAGATATGTTTAACGTTTTAAGGAGCCTGGAAATAATTATTGGGAAACTGAAATCTCAAAAACATGGGGTGGTGGTAATTTAAAGGACCTCCCCCCTACCCCCTCCAAAGGGGGAGTAAGAAACTGCAAATTTGAAAATAAGTCAATTATTGAAAAGGATAGGATTTGGGTTATTGCACCTTGAAAAACATGGGGTTGTGGTAATTGAAAGGACCTACCCCCTCCAAAGCCTGCTTGCCGGCAGGCAGGGGGGAGTAACCCCAATCCGCGTAATCCGTAACAATCCGTGTAATCCTTTAACAAACATTATACTCTCAAAAAAACTATGACTTCTATTAAATCTATCTGCTGCATCGGTGCTGGCTACGTGGGTGGCCCCACCATGGCTGTGTTTGCCCTGAAGTGCCCGCACATCAAAGTCACCGTGGTCGACAGCAACCCCGACAAGATCGCTGCCTGGAACACCGACGAGCTGCCAGTGTATGAGCCTGGCCTGCTTGAAATCGTGAAGCAGGTGCGCGGCAAGAATCTGTTCTTTTCCACGGAAGTGGACCAGGCCATCGAAGAGGCGGAGATGATCTTCATCTCGGTGAACACGCCCACCAAGACTTACGGCGTAGGCAAGGGCATGGCCGCCGACCTGAAGTACGTGGAGCTGTGCACCCGCCAGATCGCCCGCGTGGCCCAGAGCGACAAGATCATCGTCGAGAAGAGCACCCTGCCCGTGCGCACCGCCGAGAGCATCAAGACCATCATCAGCGGCACCAGCTCGCGCTTTAAGTTCCAGGTGCTGTCGAACCCCGAGTTCCTGGCCGAAGGCACCGCCATCGACGACCTCCTCAATGCCGACCGCGTCCCCATCGGCGGCGACCAGACGCCTGAAGGCCTGGCTGCCATCGAGGCCCTCACCGCCATATATGCCAACTGGGTGCCGCGCGAACGCATCATCCAGACCCGCCTCTGGTCAAGCGAGCTCAGCAAGCTCACCGCCAACGCCTTCCTGGCACAGCGCGTGTCGAGCATCAACGCCATCTCCGCCCTCTGCGAGCGCACCGGCGCCGACGTCGACGAGGTGGCCGCCGCCATCGGCATGGACTCACGCATAGGATCCAGGTTCCTCAGGGCCTCCGTGGGCTTCGGCGGCAGTTGCTTCCAGAAGGACATCCTCAACCTGGTGTACCTCTGCCGCCACTTCAACCTGCCCGAGGTGGCCGACTACTGGGAACAGGTCATCCGCATGAACGACTACCAGAAACACCGCTTCGCCCAGAAGGTCATCACCACCCTGTTCAACACCGTCAGCGGCAAGAAGATCACCATCCTGGGCTGGGCCTTCAAGAAGGACACCAACGACTCGCGCGAGTCGGCCGCCATCTATGTGGCCGACGAGCTGCTGCAGGACCAGGCCGAGATCCACGTCTACGACCCCAAGGTCAGCAAGCAACGCATCCTCGACGACCTCAACGATCTGCAGACCCTCAAGGAAGGCAACGGCAACGGACGCCTCAGCGCCGGTGACATCCAGAAGCGCGTCATCATCCACAGCGACCCCTATGCCGCCACCGACCAGGCCCACGCCGCCCTCATCCTCACCGAATGGGATGCGTTCCGCAGCTACGACTGGCAAAAGATCTATGAACAGATGCTCAAACCCGCATTCCTGTTCGATGGGAGGAACATCCTGGATGGAAAATCGATGGAGAAAATTGGATTTAAGGTTTACCAGATAGGGAAGTAAGGTTTGGAGTTTGGAGTTCAAGGTTCAAAGTTCAAGGTTCCGGGTTCAAGGTAATGTAATTGCAGCCCCGGACTCCCCCTTTGGAGGGGGTTGGGGGGAGGTCTTTTGGTTCAAGGTTCAAAGTTTAAGGTTTGCAGCCCCGGACTCCCTCTTTGGATAGCAACGCCTGTCCGACTTTTGGCGGATCCGCTAACCAACGGAGGGTTGGGGGGAAGTCCTTAAAAAAACCTAAGACCTATGATTTCAGAATAATGATTAACGATTTTTGATTTTTGATTTGC
Proteins encoded in this window:
- a CDS encoding DUF559 domain-containing protein; translation: MVQGSKFKVFSPGLPPLTSGGLGGGPMKHKEIPYNPKLKEFARYLRKNSTLAEILLWNKIKGETLGVEFKRQVPIDEFIVDFFCHELMLIIEIDGQSHDFKYENDQQRQNKLENLGFTILRFGDQQVKKDMFNVLRSLEIIIGKLKSQKHGVVVI
- a CDS encoding UDP-glucose 6-dehydrogenase, producing MTSIKSICCIGAGYVGGPTMAVFALKCPHIKVTVVDSNPDKIAAWNTDELPVYEPGLLEIVKQVRGKNLFFSTEVDQAIEEAEMIFISVNTPTKTYGVGKGMAADLKYVELCTRQIARVAQSDKIIVEKSTLPVRTAESIKTIISGTSSRFKFQVLSNPEFLAEGTAIDDLLNADRVPIGGDQTPEGLAAIEALTAIYANWVPRERIIQTRLWSSELSKLTANAFLAQRVSSINAISALCERTGADVDEVAAAIGMDSRIGSRFLRASVGFGGSCFQKDILNLVYLCRHFNLPEVADYWEQVIRMNDYQKHRFAQKVITTLFNTVSGKKITILGWAFKKDTNDSRESAAIYVADELLQDQAEIHVYDPKVSKQRILDDLNDLQTLKEGNGNGRLSAGDIQKRVIIHSDPYAATDQAHAALILTEWDAFRSYDWQKIYEQMLKPAFLFDGRNILDGKSMEKIGFKVYQIGK